The following proteins come from a genomic window of Micromonospora echinofusca:
- a CDS encoding SAF domain-containing protein: MSVATRNGTGPADAPVAPPRVVRQRRMRPGLLGLAVLLIALGGLGAAFAVTSVRATGSYLAVARPVEVGRQVSADDLVPVQVAGGQGLSPVPAGRLDEVVGKRAAVSLIPGTLLTMAQLTDAPLLGPGQQQLALGLGPAEVPARRLHPGDKVLLVSTPDGNDDRPAGAATRFEATVIDAVASDRDDEVVVYLALAVRDVPAVVALSSQERIALVLTEAA; the protein is encoded by the coding sequence ATGAGTGTGGCGACCCGCAACGGAACGGGACCGGCGGACGCGCCGGTCGCCCCGCCCAGGGTGGTCCGGCAGCGCCGGATGCGGCCCGGGCTGCTCGGCCTGGCCGTGCTGCTGATCGCCCTCGGCGGCCTCGGGGCGGCGTTCGCGGTCACCTCGGTACGCGCCACCGGCAGCTACCTGGCGGTGGCCCGGCCGGTCGAGGTCGGCCGGCAGGTCAGCGCCGACGACCTGGTCCCGGTGCAGGTGGCCGGCGGTCAAGGGCTGTCCCCGGTGCCCGCCGGCCGGCTCGACGAGGTGGTCGGCAAGCGGGCCGCCGTGTCGCTGATCCCCGGCACGCTGCTCACCATGGCCCAGCTCACCGACGCCCCGCTGCTCGGGCCCGGTCAGCAGCAGCTCGCGCTGGGACTGGGCCCCGCCGAGGTACCCGCCCGCAGGCTCCACCCGGGCGACAAGGTCCTGCTCGTGAGCACGCCGGACGGCAACGACGACCGCCCGGCCGGCGCCGCCACCCGGTTCGAGGCGACGGTCATCGACGCCGTCGCGTCCGACCGGGACGACGAGGTGGTGGTCTACCTGGCGCTCGCCGTCCGGGACGTGCCGGCCGTCGTCGCGTTGTCCAGCCAGGAGCGCATCGCCCTCGTACTGACCGAGGCGGCCTGA
- a CDS encoding prepilin peptidase — MAGPTAPKLAARGTPLLAALALAPALRLAAIRHAVPPGVAVRTGCDGCGAPIGLARPWPALGPTARCGRCGARVGPPPGTVEFAVVAAVGALVLLGPPAPVLAATAWWLAWAIPLVFVDAAVRRLPDRLTWPAAGGTWLLLGLAAVAGAGPGPWLRATAAGVALALFFASTTLLLGRRGFGLGDAKLALGVGALLGWYGWAVPVAGLVCALLLAGAVGVALLATRRVGWRSDLPFGPFLVLGALAALLLL, encoded by the coding sequence GTGGCGGGGCCGACCGCGCCGAAGCTCGCCGCGCGCGGGACGCCGCTGCTCGCCGCGCTCGCGCTCGCCCCGGCACTCCGGCTCGCCGCGATCCGGCACGCCGTACCGCCGGGGGTGGCGGTCCGGACCGGGTGCGACGGGTGCGGTGCCCCGATCGGGCTGGCCCGGCCCTGGCCGGCGCTCGGCCCGACGGCCCGGTGCGGGCGGTGCGGGGCGCGCGTCGGCCCGCCGCCCGGCACGGTGGAGTTCGCCGTCGTGGCGGCCGTCGGGGCGCTGGTGCTGCTCGGGCCGCCCGCGCCGGTGCTGGCGGCCACGGCCTGGTGGCTGGCCTGGGCGATCCCGCTGGTCTTCGTCGACGCGGCCGTGCGCCGGCTGCCGGACCGGCTCACCTGGCCCGCCGCGGGCGGGACCTGGCTGCTGCTGGGGCTGGCCGCCGTCGCGGGGGCCGGCCCGGGGCCCTGGCTGCGCGCCACCGCGGCCGGCGTCGCGCTGGCGCTCTTCTTCGCCTCCACCACGCTGCTGCTCGGCCGGCGCGGGTTCGGCCTCGGCGACGCCAAGTTGGCGCTCGGCGTCGGCGCGCTGCTGGGCTGGTACGGCTGGGCCGTGCCGGTGGCCGGGCTGGTGTGCGCCCTGCTGCTCGCCGGGGCGGTCGGCGTCGCGCTGCTGGCCACCCGCCGTGTCGGCTGGCGCAGCGACCTCCCCTTCGGCCCGTTCCTCGTCCTCGGCGCTCTCGCCGCCCTCCTCCTGCTCTGA
- a CDS encoding TetR/AcrR family transcriptional regulator has protein sequence MPTPKVAPDSSRRSETARRAILAAAFDLVGEMGYAKLSIEGIAAAAGVGKQTIYRWWPSKGALLFDAFLALTTDGGQGGALPDTGDLAADLKLVLRATVDELHDPRYDLPMRALHTEIVHDPALAADYATRLDGPMRELKKERLRAAQRAGQLAEDVDLDVAVDLIFGPLLNRWLQRTGPLTHAYADQVVDTALGGLRPREA, from the coding sequence GTGCCCACGCCCAAGGTCGCCCCCGACTCCAGCCGACGCAGCGAGACCGCCCGCCGCGCCATCCTCGCCGCCGCCTTCGACCTCGTCGGCGAAATGGGCTACGCGAAGCTGAGCATCGAGGGCATCGCCGCCGCCGCCGGCGTCGGCAAGCAGACGATCTACCGCTGGTGGCCGTCGAAGGGCGCGCTGCTCTTCGACGCCTTCCTCGCCCTCACGACCGACGGCGGCCAGGGCGGCGCCCTACCGGACACCGGCGACCTGGCGGCCGACCTGAAGCTGGTCCTGCGGGCCACCGTCGACGAGCTGCACGACCCGCGCTACGACCTGCCCATGCGCGCCCTGCACACCGAGATCGTCCACGACCCGGCGCTGGCCGCCGACTACGCGACGCGGCTGGACGGGCCCATGCGGGAGCTGAAGAAGGAGCGCCTGCGCGCCGCCCAACGCGCGGGCCAGCTCGCCGAGGACGTCGATCTCGACGTGGCCGTCGACCTGATCTTCGGTCCGCTCCTCAACCGGTGGCTCCAGCGCACCGGCCCGCTGACGCACGCGTACGCCGACCAGGTGGTGGACACCGCGCTGGGCGGCCTGCGTCCCCGCGAGGCGTAG
- a CDS encoding MerR family transcriptional regulator, translated as MVPGNRTAGPQPVPGPAAGPVPGPAAEPVGGAAEGRLMQIGEAAERVGLSIRTIRHYEDVGLIVPSARSDGGFRLYTAPDLDRLAVVKRMKPLGFSLDEMRDLLAVLDALDSAEGADRAALLDRLGMFHAAATARVGALRDQLAMAEGFADTLRDRLHQHGGRRT; from the coding sequence ATGGTCCCCGGCAACCGTACGGCCGGCCCGCAGCCGGTCCCCGGCCCGGCTGCGGGCCCCGTCCCCGGCCCGGCTGCGGAGCCCGTCGGCGGTGCGGCCGAAGGGCGGCTGATGCAGATCGGTGAGGCCGCCGAGCGGGTCGGGCTGAGCATCCGCACCATCCGGCACTACGAGGACGTCGGCCTGATCGTCCCCTCGGCCCGCAGCGACGGCGGGTTCCGCCTCTACACCGCACCCGACCTCGACCGGCTCGCCGTGGTCAAGCGGATGAAGCCGCTCGGCTTCAGCCTCGACGAGATGCGCGACCTGCTCGCCGTCCTCGACGCCCTCGACAGCGCCGAGGGCGCCGACCGGGCGGCGCTGCTCGACCGGCTCGGCATGTTCCACGCCGCCGCCACCGCGCGCGTCGGCGCGCTACGCGACCAGCTCGCCATGGCCGAGGGCTTCGCCGACACGCTGCGCGACCGGCTGCACCAGCACGGCGGCCGGCGTACCTGA
- a CDS encoding GNAT family N-acetyltransferase — MSDLQRLAAHHAAALLRFERENRQWFARSVPDRGDAYFADFAARHAGLLAEQETGGCHFHVLVEPDGSVLGRFNLVDVADGGAELGYRVAERAAGRGVATDGVRRVVALARQAYGLRRLTAGTTLDNAGSLAVLRRTGFTPVGEVSLDGRPGLRFARGLAADD, encoded by the coding sequence GTGTCGGATCTCCAGCGGCTCGCCGCCCACCACGCCGCCGCGCTGCTGCGCTTCGAGCGCGAGAACCGGCAGTGGTTCGCGCGGTCGGTGCCGGACCGGGGCGACGCGTACTTCGCCGACTTCGCCGCGCGGCACGCGGGGCTGCTCGCCGAGCAGGAGACCGGCGGCTGCCACTTCCACGTCCTGGTCGAGCCGGACGGGTCGGTGCTGGGCCGGTTCAACCTGGTCGACGTCGCCGACGGCGGGGCCGAGCTGGGCTACCGGGTGGCCGAGCGGGCCGCCGGGCGCGGGGTGGCGACCGACGGCGTGCGCCGCGTCGTGGCACTGGCCCGCCAGGCGTACGGGCTGCGCCGGCTGACCGCCGGGACCACGCTGGACAACGCGGGCTCGCTGGCGGTGCTCCGGCGTACCGGCTTCACGCCGGTCGGCGAGGTGTCACTCGACGGGCGCCCCGGGCTGCGGTTCGCCCGCGGGCTGGCGGCCGACGACTGA
- a CDS encoding SulP family inorganic anion transporter → MSSVPSVASRPRLPRPSWLSPKVFRTEVLAGLVVALALIPEAISFSVLAGVDPRVGLFASFTMAVSIAICGGRPAMISAATGAIALVVAPLAKEYGLDHLIAAVILGGVIQILLAVLGVAKLMRFIPRSVMVGFVNALAILIFAAQVPHLLGVPWLVYPLVAVALAIMVGLPRLTRAVPAPLVAIVVLTGVTVATHLAVPTVGDEGALPDSLPTLGLPQIPWTMDTLTLIAPYALGIALVGLMESLMTAKLVDDITDTPSSKTRESWGQGVANIVTGFFGGMGGCAMIGQTMINVKASGARTRLSTFLAGVFLLILVVALGDVVAVIPMAALVAVMVIVAVSTFDWHSVAPATLRRMPYGETIVMVTTVVTTLATHNLAVGVVVGVLTAMVVFARRVAHLVEVTSVLDPDGTTRIYSVHGELFFASSNDLVGQFDYANDPDSVVIDMTHAHVWDASSVAALDAVTTKYAARGKTVEIVELNRPSAHIHGTLAGRLGVGH, encoded by the coding sequence ATGTCCTCTGTGCCGTCCGTGGCCTCCCGCCCGCGCCTGCCCCGCCCGTCCTGGCTGTCCCCGAAGGTGTTCCGCACCGAGGTCCTCGCCGGCCTGGTCGTCGCCCTGGCGTTGATCCCGGAGGCGATCTCCTTCTCGGTCCTGGCCGGGGTCGACCCCCGGGTGGGCCTGTTCGCCTCGTTCACGATGGCCGTGTCCATCGCGATCTGCGGCGGCCGCCCGGCGATGATCTCCGCCGCCACCGGCGCCATCGCCCTGGTCGTGGCGCCCCTCGCCAAGGAGTACGGCCTCGACCACCTGATCGCCGCGGTGATCCTCGGCGGCGTGATCCAGATCCTGCTGGCCGTGCTCGGGGTGGCGAAGCTGATGCGGTTCATCCCGCGCAGCGTGATGGTCGGCTTCGTCAACGCCCTGGCCATCCTGATCTTCGCCGCCCAGGTGCCGCACCTGCTCGGAGTGCCGTGGCTGGTGTACCCGCTCGTGGCGGTCGCACTGGCGATCATGGTGGGGCTGCCCCGGCTCACCCGGGCCGTCCCGGCGCCGCTGGTCGCCATCGTGGTGCTGACCGGGGTCACGGTGGCCACCCACCTGGCGGTGCCGACGGTGGGCGACGAGGGGGCGCTGCCGGACAGCCTGCCCACGCTCGGCCTGCCGCAGATCCCCTGGACCATGGACACCCTGACCCTGATCGCCCCGTACGCCCTGGGGATCGCGCTGGTCGGGCTCATGGAGTCGCTGATGACCGCGAAGCTGGTCGACGACATCACCGACACCCCGTCCAGCAAGACCCGGGAGTCGTGGGGACAGGGCGTGGCGAACATCGTCACCGGGTTCTTCGGTGGCATGGGCGGCTGCGCCATGATCGGCCAGACGATGATCAACGTGAAGGCGTCCGGTGCCCGTACGCGGCTGTCGACCTTCCTGGCCGGCGTCTTCCTGCTGATCCTGGTGGTCGCGCTCGGCGACGTGGTCGCGGTGATCCCGATGGCCGCCCTGGTCGCCGTGATGGTCATCGTCGCGGTGTCGACGTTCGACTGGCACTCGGTCGCCCCGGCCACGCTGCGGCGGATGCCGTACGGCGAGACGATCGTCATGGTGACGACCGTCGTCACCACCCTGGCCACCCACAACCTCGCCGTCGGCGTCGTCGTCGGCGTGCTCACCGCGATGGTCGTCTTCGCCCGCCGCGTCGCCCACCTGGTGGAGGTGACCAGCGTCCTCGACCCCGACGGGACGACCCGGATCTACTCGGTGCACGGCGAGCTGTTCTTCGCCTCCAGCAACGACCTGGTCGGCCAGTTCGACTACGCCAACGACCCCGACAGCGTGGTCATCGACATGACGCATGCCCACGTCTGGGACGCCTCCTCCGTCGCCGCGCTCGACGCCGTCACCACCAAGTACGCCGCCCGCGGCAAGACCGTGGAGATCGTCGAGCTGAACCGTCCCAGCGCCCACATCCACGGCACCCTCGCCGGCCGGCTCGGCGTCGGCCACTGA
- a CDS encoding SDR family NAD(P)-dependent oxidoreductase, with the protein MEASVTAVPRVWFVTGASRGLGRAFTEAALAAGDRVVGAARDVSPLDDLAARHPDRLLAARLDVTDRAAVVDVVDRAVRHFGRLDVVVNNAGALFMGMVEEFTEAEARAQLDLNFFGALWVSQAVLPHLRAQGGGHVVQVSSIGALGGFPSTGLYSASKFALEGMSEALAAEAARFGVKVTIVQPGGYWTDLYARSTAAASNPAYDPLREELARQWAEGSIDSEPRLAAEALMKLVASDDPPLRLLLGSMVYDLAFDISKRRMDVWAGWEEVSRAAEQAVPAPGAGPT; encoded by the coding sequence ATGGAAGCCTCAGTCACCGCCGTGCCGCGGGTCTGGTTCGTCACCGGCGCCAGCCGCGGCCTCGGTCGCGCCTTCACCGAGGCCGCGCTCGCCGCCGGCGACCGGGTCGTCGGCGCGGCCCGGGACGTCTCGCCGCTCGACGACCTCGCCGCCCGGCATCCCGACCGCCTGCTGGCGGCGCGCCTCGACGTCACCGACCGCGCGGCGGTCGTCGACGTCGTCGACCGGGCGGTACGGCACTTCGGCCGCCTCGACGTCGTCGTGAACAACGCCGGAGCGCTCTTCATGGGCATGGTGGAGGAGTTCACCGAGGCCGAGGCCCGCGCCCAGTTGGACCTCAACTTCTTCGGCGCGCTCTGGGTCAGTCAGGCCGTCCTGCCGCACCTGCGCGCCCAGGGCGGTGGGCACGTCGTGCAGGTCTCCAGCATCGGCGCGCTCGGCGGCTTCCCCAGCACCGGGCTCTACAGCGCGAGCAAGTTCGCGCTGGAGGGCATGAGCGAGGCACTGGCCGCCGAGGCCGCCCGTTTCGGCGTCAAGGTCACCATCGTCCAGCCGGGCGGCTACTGGACCGACCTCTACGCCCGCAGCACGGCGGCCGCCTCGAACCCCGCGTACGACCCGCTGCGGGAGGAACTGGCGCGGCAGTGGGCCGAGGGGTCGATCGACAGCGAACCCCGGCTGGCCGCCGAGGCGCTCATGAAGCTCGTCGCCAGCGACGACCCGCCGCTGCGGCTGCTGCTGGGCAGCATGGTCTACGACCTCGCCTTCGACATCTCGAAGCGACGCATGGATGTCTGGGCCGGCTGGGAAGAGGTGAGCCGCGCCGCCGAGCAGGCGGTCCCGGCCCCGGGCGCCGGGCCGACCTGA
- a CDS encoding SDR family NAD(P)-dependent oxidoreductase yields the protein MTGFEGRVAVVSGAGRGIGQAICRALARRGADVVAVDIVDPVETVGMVEAEGRKAVGLTGDVSDPDDVRRIGQQVTERMGRCDILVNNAGIYPAKNVFKLDYDAWRRVMAVNLDSQFLMTKAVLDHMCEARWGRIINITSNSVGLALPGFTHYIASKMGSIGFTRALASDVASFGITVNAVGPTLSRTPGLAESVIGDGALQHVSGLQAIKRPGEAEDVVGTVLFLAGDDSAFVTGQTIMADGGLVRL from the coding sequence ATGACAGGCTTCGAGGGAAGAGTCGCCGTGGTCAGCGGCGCCGGGCGGGGCATCGGGCAGGCGATCTGCCGGGCCCTGGCCCGCCGGGGCGCGGACGTGGTCGCCGTCGACATCGTCGATCCGGTCGAGACCGTCGGCATGGTCGAGGCCGAGGGCCGCAAGGCCGTCGGCCTCACCGGCGACGTGTCGGACCCCGACGACGTACGCCGGATCGGCCAGCAGGTCACCGAGCGGATGGGCCGCTGCGACATCCTGGTCAACAACGCCGGCATCTATCCGGCGAAGAACGTCTTCAAGCTGGACTACGACGCCTGGCGTCGGGTGATGGCGGTCAACCTCGACTCGCAGTTCCTGATGACCAAGGCCGTCCTGGACCACATGTGCGAGGCCCGGTGGGGCCGGATCATCAACATCACCTCGAACTCGGTCGGGCTCGCCCTGCCGGGCTTCACCCACTACATCGCCAGCAAGATGGGGTCCATCGGCTTCACCCGGGCGCTGGCCAGCGACGTCGCCTCGTTCGGCATCACCGTCAACGCGGTCGGTCCCACCCTGTCCCGGACGCCGGGCCTGGCGGAGAGCGTCATCGGCGACGGCGCCCTCCAGCACGTGAGCGGGCTTCAGGCGATCAAGCGTCCCGGCGAGGCCGAGGACGTCGTGGGCACCGTGCTCTTCCTGGCCGGCGACGACTCCGCGTTCGTCACCGGCCAGACGATCATGGCCGACGGTGGACTGGTACGTCTCTGA
- a CDS encoding glycoside hydrolase family 65 protein, translated as MDRLAETESIFALGNGWVGWRGTLDEGRPYGMPGTYLNGFHERRELDYPEDGYAFPQFSDTVISAPNAALIRLWVGGEPLDVRTGTLRTHERVLDLRAGVVERHTEWISPAGHGVRVRSVRLVSLARRPVAAVRWSVEPLDDAVEVRVCADLLANERVPERSDDPRAASVITDPLTAEYRHSDGYDGVLVHRTGHSEQRVAVAVAHDVHAPDGFAPGVDCTPDRLRLTLAGTLRAGERLQLTKFAAYECTPVDAVPPTELARQVVAEADAARAEGFDALLAGQRAALDVAWRTADVQLDGDDELQQAIRFSVFHLLQAGRADGDRTIPAKGLTGNGYDGHVLWDTEGYVLPVLTYLDPPLARSALRWRHAHLPEARERAAELRLTGASFPWRTLGGRECSGYWPAGTAGLHLNADVADAVLRYVGATGDEEFLAGAGLELLVETARLWHGFGHWSDTGTFHLHGVTGPDEYSALADDNLFTNLMARRNLRGAADAAERHPEAAARLGVDPAEVSAWRAAADAVFIPYDRKRGVHQQSAGFTEQPEWDFADTSDDDYPLLLHFPYLELYRKQVVKQADLVLAMQRCPGEFTADEKARNFAYYEARTVRDSSLSASPQAVLAAEVGHLDLAYDLFAESVLQDLADLGDKTGDGLHLASLAGAWLALVQGFGGMRDDRGVLSFDPRLPAAIDQLAFSLRWHGHRLRVTLTSGEARYELPDADPETGVEVWHHGEPLRVTGAGPVTRPMPEVPDPGPEPPSPPGRRPARRSAGDR; from the coding sequence ATGGACCGCCTCGCCGAGACCGAGTCGATCTTCGCGTTGGGCAACGGCTGGGTCGGCTGGCGCGGCACCCTGGACGAGGGCAGGCCCTACGGGATGCCCGGCACCTACCTCAACGGCTTCCACGAGCGGCGCGAACTCGACTACCCCGAGGACGGCTACGCCTTCCCCCAGTTCAGCGACACGGTGATCAGCGCGCCGAACGCGGCCCTCATCCGGCTCTGGGTAGGCGGCGAGCCGCTGGACGTGCGCACCGGCACCCTGCGCACCCACGAGCGGGTGCTCGACCTGCGGGCCGGCGTGGTCGAGCGGCACACCGAGTGGATCTCACCGGCCGGGCACGGCGTACGCGTGCGCAGCGTCCGGCTCGTCTCCCTGGCCCGGCGCCCGGTGGCCGCCGTCCGGTGGTCCGTCGAGCCGCTGGACGACGCGGTCGAGGTACGGGTCTGCGCCGACCTGCTCGCCAACGAGCGGGTGCCGGAGCGCTCCGACGACCCCCGCGCCGCCTCCGTGATCACCGACCCGCTGACCGCCGAGTACCGACACTCCGACGGGTACGACGGTGTCCTCGTCCACCGCACCGGGCACAGCGAACAGCGGGTCGCCGTGGCCGTCGCGCACGACGTACACGCCCCGGACGGCTTCGCCCCCGGCGTCGACTGCACCCCCGACCGGCTGCGCCTCACGCTGGCCGGGACGCTGCGCGCCGGGGAGCGGCTGCAACTGACCAAGTTCGCCGCGTACGAGTGCACCCCGGTGGACGCCGTGCCCCCGACGGAGCTGGCCCGCCAGGTCGTGGCGGAGGCGGACGCGGCCCGCGCGGAGGGCTTCGACGCGCTGCTGGCCGGCCAGCGCGCGGCGCTGGACGTGGCCTGGCGGACCGCCGACGTGCAGCTCGACGGCGACGACGAACTCCAGCAGGCCATCCGGTTCTCGGTGTTCCACCTGCTCCAGGCGGGCCGGGCGGACGGCGACCGGACCATCCCCGCCAAGGGCCTGACCGGCAACGGCTACGACGGGCACGTGCTCTGGGACACCGAGGGCTACGTGCTGCCCGTGCTGACCTACCTCGACCCGCCGCTGGCCCGCTCGGCGCTGCGCTGGCGGCACGCCCACCTGCCGGAGGCCCGCGAGCGCGCGGCGGAGCTGCGGCTGACCGGGGCGAGCTTCCCGTGGCGCACCCTCGGCGGGCGGGAGTGCTCCGGCTACTGGCCGGCCGGCACGGCCGGGCTGCACCTCAACGCCGACGTCGCCGACGCGGTGCTGCGCTACGTCGGCGCCACGGGCGACGAGGAGTTCCTCGCCGGGGCCGGGCTGGAACTGCTGGTCGAGACGGCCCGGCTCTGGCACGGCTTCGGCCACTGGTCCGACACGGGCACCTTCCACCTGCACGGCGTGACCGGTCCCGACGAGTACAGCGCCCTGGCCGACGACAACCTCTTCACCAACCTGATGGCCCGGCGCAACCTGCGCGGCGCCGCCGACGCCGCCGAGCGGCACCCCGAGGCGGCGGCCCGGCTCGGGGTCGATCCGGCCGAGGTGTCGGCCTGGCGCGCCGCAGCCGACGCGGTGTTCATCCCGTACGACCGCAAGCGCGGGGTGCACCAGCAGTCCGCCGGCTTCACCGAGCAGCCGGAGTGGGACTTCGCCGACACCTCCGACGACGACTACCCGCTGCTGCTGCACTTTCCCTACCTGGAGCTGTACCGCAAGCAGGTGGTCAAGCAGGCCGACCTGGTGCTCGCCATGCAGCGCTGCCCGGGGGAGTTCACGGCCGACGAGAAGGCCCGCAACTTCGCCTACTACGAGGCGCGGACCGTGCGGGACTCGTCGCTGTCGGCCTCCCCGCAGGCCGTGCTCGCCGCCGAGGTCGGGCACCTCGACCTGGCGTACGACCTGTTCGCCGAGTCGGTGCTCCAGGACCTGGCGGACCTGGGCGACAAGACCGGCGACGGGCTGCACCTGGCGTCGCTGGCCGGGGCGTGGCTGGCCCTCGTGCAGGGCTTCGGCGGGATGCGCGACGACCGGGGGGTGCTCTCCTTCGACCCCCGGCTGCCGGCGGCGATCGACCAGCTGGCCTTCAGCCTGCGCTGGCACGGCCACCGGCTGCGGGTCACCCTGACCTCCGGTGAGGCCCGCTACGAGCTGCCGGACGCCGACCCGGAGACCGGCGTCGAGGTGTGGCACCACGGCGAGCCGCTGCGGGTGACCGGCGCCGGGCCGGTGACCCGGCCGATGCCCGAGGTGCCCGACCCGGGGCCGGAGCCGCCCTCCCCGCCCGGCCGCCGACCCGCCCGCCGCTCCGCCGGCGACCGCTGA
- a CDS encoding oxidoreductase has protein sequence MTLTNRPTEAPGRLRLGSELDVNRLGFGVMQLPGPGCWGPPRDRRAALAVLRRAVELGVDYIDTSDFYGPHVANELIREALHPYRDDLVIGTKVGVVRDGRGDWRPAGSPDQLRTQIEQNLARLGKDRLELVYLRVGGDGLLPAGRDAFGESVATLVELHGQGVIGALGLSGVTTGQLRQALATTPVVAVQNRFNLLDRGSADVLRLCEENGVAFVPYFPLAAGTLGPGGRGLPFGPTLDRARAKVLDRIADAHQATRAQVSIAWLLAHSPTILVIPGTSSVAHLEENLAAGGLRLSEAEVAALDALA, from the coding sequence GTGACTCTGACGAACAGGCCCACGGAGGCCCCCGGTCGGCTGCGGTTGGGAAGCGAGCTGGACGTCAACCGCCTGGGGTTCGGGGTCATGCAGCTTCCCGGGCCGGGCTGTTGGGGACCGCCGAGGGACCGACGCGCCGCGCTGGCGGTGCTGCGACGCGCCGTCGAACTGGGCGTCGACTACATCGACACCAGCGACTTCTACGGGCCGCACGTCGCCAACGAGCTGATCCGCGAGGCCCTGCACCCGTACCGGGACGACCTGGTGATCGGCACCAAGGTCGGTGTCGTCCGGGACGGCCGGGGCGACTGGCGGCCGGCCGGTTCGCCCGACCAGCTCCGTACGCAGATCGAGCAGAACCTCGCCCGACTGGGCAAGGACCGGCTGGAGCTGGTCTACCTGCGGGTGGGTGGTGACGGGCTCCTCCCGGCCGGCCGGGACGCCTTCGGCGAGTCCGTCGCCACCCTGGTCGAGCTGCACGGGCAGGGGGTGATCGGCGCCCTCGGGCTCAGCGGGGTCACCACCGGGCAGCTTCGCCAGGCACTGGCCACGACCCCGGTGGTGGCCGTGCAGAACCGGTTCAACCTGCTCGACCGGGGCAGCGCGGACGTGCTGCGGCTGTGCGAGGAGAACGGCGTCGCCTTCGTGCCGTACTTCCCGCTCGCGGCGGGCACGCTCGGCCCCGGCGGGCGTGGCCTGCCCTTCGGCCCGACCCTCGACCGGGCCCGGGCCAAGGTCCTGGACCGGATCGCCGACGCGCACCAGGCGACCCGGGCCCAGGTCTCGATCGCCTGGTTGTTGGCCCATTCGCCGACGATCCTGGTGATCCCCGGTACCAGTTCGGTGGCCCATCTCGAGGAGAACCTGGCCGCCGGTGGGCTGCGCCTGTCCGAGGCGGAGGTGGCCGCCCTCGACGCGCTGGCCTGA
- a CDS encoding phosphatase PAP2 family protein — MIDADSPDVPEISVEWYQDIVDFAADTPQPVQWFAEHFTEGAILLLGALWLIAAVSRLGGGPRDRAYALVSPAPVVLAYGCSELLKTVVDQERPCRALATELTIIAGECPPTGDWSFPSNHSTIAGGLAVATLLLSRRVGLVALPLAALAALSRTFVGVHYPHDVLAGVLLGALFAALLTPLFARPAAGLLHRRARQAERPVRDPATPTSRR, encoded by the coding sequence ATGATTGATGCCGACTCGCCGGATGTTCCGGAGATCAGTGTCGAGTGGTACCAGGACATCGTCGACTTCGCCGCCGACACCCCGCAACCGGTGCAGTGGTTCGCCGAGCACTTCACCGAGGGCGCGATCCTGCTGCTCGGCGCGCTGTGGCTGATCGCCGCCGTGTCCCGGCTCGGCGGCGGCCCACGCGACCGGGCGTACGCCCTGGTGTCGCCCGCGCCGGTGGTGCTCGCGTACGGGTGCAGCGAGCTGTTGAAGACGGTGGTCGACCAGGAACGCCCCTGCCGGGCGCTCGCCACCGAACTCACCATCATCGCCGGCGAGTGCCCGCCGACGGGCGACTGGTCGTTCCCCAGCAACCACTCCACCATCGCGGGCGGACTGGCGGTGGCGACGCTGCTGCTGTCCCGCCGCGTCGGGCTGGTGGCGCTGCCGTTGGCGGCGCTGGCCGCGCTCTCCCGCACCTTCGTCGGCGTGCACTACCCGCACGACGTGCTCGCCGGCGTCCTGCTCGGCGCCCTGTTCGCCGCGCTGCTCACGCCGCTGTTCGCGCGCCCCGCCGCCGGGCTGCTGCACCGCCGCGCCCGCCAGGCGGAGCGTCCCGTCCGCGACCCGGCCACCCCGACGTCCCGCCGCTGA